In Candidatus Palauibacter soopunensis, the genomic stretch ACGAAGGCGTCCGGCCGCAGTCCTCGGCCCTCTTCCGCGAGCGCATCCGGGTGCTCGAGGACCACTTCGAGCATCGGCCCCTCGTCCTCTTCTTCGACCAGCTCGTCGAGGATCCCCGGGCCTTCGTTCGCACCATCGCCGACTACGTGGGCGCGTCGTATGACGAGGCCCGGATCTCGTTCCGCCCGTCGAACCGTTCCTATCGCGACCGGCAGTACCGATTCCTGCGCGAGGTGCGTCGACGCTGGCCCGTGAAGCGGCGCGAAGAGCCCGCGTCCGCCGGCCTCCGGTGGCTCCGTGTGCGGTCTCGCCGGCTCGCCTGGCACGCGGGCGTAACGCTCGGACGCGTCGCGCCGGAGCGGCTCCTGAGTTCCGACCCGCTCCTCACCGAAGCGCAACTCGCGCGCGCCCGCGCCTTCTACGCAGCGGACTGGGAGGCCTGCGTGGACTACGCCCGCCGGCACAACCCGGGACTCCTCGCCGGCGAATGACCCTAGCAGCCCGTGGCAAAAGCCCCGCTGCGTTCGAGCGGCGCTGCATCTCGCCTGAAACGCTGCGCTCTGCGTCGCTCCTCGGTCAAATAGCGCTGCAAGTCGGACGCTTGGAATCCCATGATGTCCGAAGTCGTCCATAACAGTTCGTAACATCTTGCATTTACAACGCTTTAGGTAGGGTTTCTCCTACCTCTGCCGTCCAGCTACGATCCTTGCCATCCCGCTCCATCCCGGCTACGATTAGGGGATGGATAATGGTAACACTTCCCCCACGAAACGCCCGCGAGGCAAGCCCCGAGGCCGCCATCCACACAAGCGGCTCTCCGCCCCCTTCGTGCGCTCCGCACCGCCCGGAAGACACTGCGACGGGAACGGACTCTACCTCTACGTCCAGAAGACCGGAACCCGCAGCTGGATTCAACGCCTCGTCATCCGGGGACGCAAGCGGGAGCTCGGACTCGGAAGCGTCGAACTGGTCTCTCTCGCCGAAGCCCGCGAGCAGGCGCTCGCCAACCGGAAGCTCGCCCGTTCGGGCGGCGATCCCTTGGCCGAGAAGCGGCGGCTGGTCGGCATCCCCACCTTCGCCGAAGCCTCTAAGCTCGTGGTCGAGCAGAAGCGGGCCGGGTGGCGGAGCGCCGCGTACGCCAAGGAATGGTTCCGCAACTTGGAGATTCACGCCTTCCCCCGCATCGGGGATGTCGCCGTCTCGGAGGTCACTAGCGGCGACGTGCTGGAGATCCTCACCCCGATCTGGCACACCATGGGTCCCACGGCCCGGTTCGTGCATATGCGCATCCGGGCGGTCTTGGAGTGGGCCATCGCCATGGAATGGAGGACGGACAACCCCTGCGACCGGATCCTTCACCTGCTGGGACCGCAGCACGATGTCGTCACCCACCACAAGGCCCTGCCTCACGGCGAGGTCGCCGCGGCCGTCGCGAAGGTGCGGGCGGCGGATCCGGGGAGAGTGGACACGTTGGCCTTCGAGTTCCTTGTCCTGACGGCGGCGCGTGGTGCCGAGGTCCGTGGCGCGGTGTGGAGCGAGATGGATGAACGCTCGGGTGTTTGGACGATCCCCGCAACCCGGATGAAGACCGGGCGCGAGCAGCGGGTGCCGCTGTGCGAGCGGGCACTGGAGATTCTGGAGGCGGCCCGAAAGCTGGAGGGCGGGAAGAATCCGGTC encodes the following:
- a CDS encoding integrase arm-type DNA-binding domain-containing protein; translated protein: MRSAPPGRHCDGNGLYLYVQKTGTRSWIQRLVIRGRKRELGLGSVELVSLAEAREQALANRKLARSGGDPLAEKRRLVGIPTFAEASKLVVEQKRAGWRSAAYAKEWFRNLEIHAFPRIGDVAVSEVTSGDVLEILTPIWHTMGPTARFVHMRIRAVLEWAIAMEWRTDNPCDRILHLLGPQHDVVTHHKALPHGEVAAAVAKVRAADPGRVDTLAFEFLVLTAARGAEVRGAVWSEMDERSGVWTIPATRMKTGREQRVPLCERALEILEAARKLEGGKNPVVFVNERGRTLDGKRLNRLLRKHGIAAVPHGFRSSFRDWAAEKTDHPREVVEAALAHVVKSKVEAAYRRTDLFERRRRLMADWEAYLAGRGAGTGTQP